A stretch of Pseudomonas sp. LS.1a DNA encodes these proteins:
- a CDS encoding LysR family transcriptional regulator, giving the protein MDRFECMRTFIATVDASGFTAAARILHVPRSKVSKQIQALEEALGVQLLHRTTRSLHLTEAGCEYYEACREVVASLDEAEQRARSGLAQVQGVLRVNAPMSFGLCRLGPLLPQFHALYPKVELQLVLSDQQVDPIKGGFDVTIRIASLADSSLVAKHLSPAPRVLVASPGYLAQHGFPETPKDLACHKCLNYGYLQSGASLQLSNGKEIQRVHVTGPLHANNGDLLAQGAEADMGIALLPLFIVDKALAEGRLVQVLKDWEAPPISIHAVYPTARRVPLKTRAFLDFLAAELRIPETAAVS; this is encoded by the coding sequence GTGGACCGATTTGAATGCATGCGGACCTTCATAGCCACCGTTGACGCCAGCGGATTCACGGCGGCGGCGAGGATTCTGCATGTACCGCGCTCTAAGGTGAGTAAACAAATCCAGGCGCTGGAAGAAGCGCTTGGAGTACAGCTGCTGCATCGCACGACCCGCAGCCTGCACCTGACAGAAGCAGGCTGCGAATACTACGAAGCGTGTCGAGAAGTGGTGGCTTCGTTGGATGAGGCGGAGCAACGAGCACGGAGTGGATTGGCGCAAGTCCAAGGCGTATTACGAGTAAACGCTCCGATGTCCTTCGGTCTATGCCGTCTGGGTCCGCTGCTCCCTCAATTTCATGCGCTGTATCCGAAAGTAGAACTGCAGCTTGTTCTGAGTGATCAGCAGGTCGATCCTATCAAGGGCGGCTTCGACGTCACGATCCGCATCGCGAGTCTTGCTGACTCCTCGCTAGTAGCCAAGCATCTCTCTCCCGCACCGAGGGTCCTGGTTGCTTCTCCAGGTTATTTGGCTCAGCACGGCTTTCCTGAAACGCCTAAGGACCTGGCCTGTCACAAATGCCTCAATTATGGGTATCTGCAGAGCGGCGCTAGCTTGCAACTGAGCAACGGAAAAGAAATCCAGCGTGTTCACGTGACCGGACCGCTGCACGCCAACAATGGCGATTTGCTTGCGCAGGGTGCAGAGGCGGACATGGGTATTGCCTTGTTGCCATTGTTTATCGTGGACAAGGCGTTGGCCGAGGGGAGGTTGGTTCAGGTGCTGAAAGATTGGGAGGCCCCGCCCATTTCAATTCATGCGGTTTATCCCA
- a CDS encoding response regulator transcription factor yields MCIVDDDSSVRKSLSNLLRSAGFDTLAFASGEDFLASPPALKAGCALLDLKMKGLSGADVQKELCRLQSRLPVICMSAHWDDSALSGAMYHGAIACLSKPFTEEALLEAVDEATQGSDQ; encoded by the coding sequence ATATGCATTGTCGATGACGATTCATCTGTGCGAAAGAGCCTCTCGAACCTATTGCGCTCAGCAGGATTTGATACCCTGGCATTCGCGTCAGGGGAGGACTTCCTTGCCTCGCCACCTGCTTTGAAGGCCGGTTGTGCCTTGCTCGACCTCAAAATGAAAGGCCTGTCGGGTGCGGATGTGCAGAAAGAGCTGTGCCGGCTGCAAAGCCGCTTGCCGGTTATCTGCATGTCAGCTCATTGGGACGATAGTGCTCTATCAGGGGCGATGTACCATGGTGCGATTGCATGCCTTTCAAAACCGTTCACGGAAGAAGCCTTGCTCGAAGCGGTCGACGAGGCGACTCAAGGTTCTGATCAGTGA
- a CDS encoding MFS transporter: MSASSPDVIASPSVHADTVPTLSKALVIFLAFCCGAVVANLYYAQPIVELIAPSIGLSPEHASLIVSLTQFGYAAGLLFLVPLADLMENKRLVIGFTLVVGAFLAAAGFADSPSLFLIASLMIGLTSVAVQILVPLAAHMAPESSRGRVVGNIMSGLLLGILLARPVSSLVSEYVGWRGVFFSAAVLMVVIAALVAALLPKRVPNHHTTYARLIGSVFGLAKQYAVLRERSLYQGLLFASFSFFWTVVPIELIRHYGFTQNGVALFALVGAVGAIAAPIAGRLADAGHGHASTLVALVMAPAALLIAGIPGLGYLGLVAAAIALDFAVQMNMVLGQREVYALDPNSRARLNAVFMTSIFVGGALGSMVASPLYESFGWAITAYAAAAIPALALVIFFAKHVGKR, encoded by the coding sequence ATGTCAGCGAGCAGCCCTGATGTAATTGCTTCACCGTCGGTGCATGCCGATACAGTCCCGACACTATCTAAAGCGTTGGTCATCTTTCTCGCGTTTTGCTGTGGCGCCGTAGTCGCCAACCTCTACTACGCACAGCCCATCGTTGAGCTTATTGCCCCAAGCATTGGCCTTTCGCCTGAACATGCCAGCCTGATCGTTTCGCTGACCCAGTTCGGCTATGCCGCTGGACTGCTGTTCTTGGTTCCACTGGCCGACCTGATGGAAAACAAGCGTCTGGTGATCGGCTTCACCCTGGTGGTAGGCGCATTCCTCGCAGCAGCAGGTTTCGCTGATTCGCCGTCGCTGTTCCTGATTGCCTCTCTGATGATCGGGCTTACTTCTGTCGCTGTGCAGATCCTGGTGCCGCTGGCCGCCCACATGGCGCCTGAGAGCAGTCGAGGCCGCGTGGTGGGCAACATCATGAGTGGTCTGTTGCTCGGAATCCTGCTGGCTCGCCCTGTTTCAAGCCTGGTGTCGGAGTATGTGGGCTGGAGGGGCGTGTTCTTCAGTGCCGCCGTGCTGATGGTCGTTATCGCGGCCCTGGTAGCGGCACTACTGCCTAAGCGCGTTCCGAATCATCACACTACCTACGCCCGCTTGATTGGTTCCGTCTTCGGCCTGGCTAAGCAATATGCTGTGCTTCGTGAGCGTTCTCTGTATCAGGGGTTACTGTTTGCAAGCTTCAGCTTCTTCTGGACTGTCGTACCGATCGAGTTGATCCGTCACTACGGCTTTACCCAGAACGGTGTAGCGCTCTTCGCTCTTGTGGGGGCCGTGGGCGCCATTGCAGCCCCGATCGCAGGCCGTCTGGCTGATGCAGGTCATGGTCACGCGAGTACACTGGTAGCCTTGGTTATGGCACCGGCTGCGTTGCTCATCGCCGGGATCCCTGGGCTGGGTTACCTAGGGTTGGTCGCTGCGGCGATCGCTCTGGATTTCGCCGTGCAAATGAACATGGTCCTTGGCCAGCGTGAAGTCTACGCCCTGGACCCCAACAGCCGTGCACGGCTGAACGCAGTGTTCATGACCAGCATCTTTGTCGGTGGTGCGTTGGGTTCGATGGTCGCGAGCCCACTCTACGAGAGCTTTGGCTGGGCGATTACCGCTTACGCTGCCGCAGCGATCCCCGCCTTGGCACTGGTGATTTTCTTCGCGAAGCACGTCGGTAAGCGTTGA
- a CDS encoding LysR family transcriptional regulator: protein MDKFLALSMFVETVRCGGYSAAARKLGVATSSVARQVAALEADLGTTLITRSTRQNSPTDLGQAYFDHAITILDALAAADSMVTDRGSEAKGKLRISVPVEFGRRLISPHLGRFLAAHPELEVSLNLSDEMVDLYKDRIDLTVRLGSTVSSEEVICTTVGHFQRWLVASPAYLEQHGAPTQPGDLLDHSCMRFDYGGPMRDWHFEVEDETVSVAVQGRMQSNNADILRHAAVAGQGVALLADWLVAEDVQHGRLTRLMPEYEVNPTSVNSSINIIYLPINRESTRIRVFAQFMKELLNIA from the coding sequence ATGGATAAGTTTCTCGCGTTGAGCATGTTCGTAGAGACCGTGCGTTGTGGAGGATACTCTGCAGCAGCGCGAAAGCTAGGCGTGGCAACATCGTCTGTAGCACGGCAGGTCGCTGCTCTGGAGGCGGATCTTGGCACTACACTCATTACACGTAGCACACGCCAGAACAGCCCGACCGATCTCGGCCAGGCCTATTTCGATCACGCCATCACCATCCTCGACGCTCTCGCTGCAGCAGATAGCATGGTTACCGACAGGGGAAGTGAAGCGAAAGGCAAGCTGCGGATTAGCGTTCCAGTGGAATTTGGTCGGCGCCTGATTTCGCCGCACCTTGGGCGGTTTCTTGCTGCCCATCCTGAACTGGAAGTGAGCCTGAACCTTAGCGATGAAATGGTCGATCTGTACAAGGATCGGATAGATTTAACGGTCCGACTCGGCTCAACCGTTTCCAGCGAAGAGGTGATCTGCACTACGGTTGGTCATTTTCAGCGTTGGTTAGTGGCTAGCCCTGCCTACTTGGAACAGCATGGCGCCCCAACGCAACCTGGTGATTTATTGGATCACTCGTGCATGCGCTTCGATTACGGAGGCCCCATGAGGGACTGGCATTTTGAAGTCGAAGACGAGACGGTATCCGTGGCGGTACAAGGCCGAATGCAAAGCAATAATGCCGACATCCTCAGGCATGCGGCAGTCGCTGGGCAGGGCGTGGCGCTGTTAGCTGATTGGTTGGTTGCAGAGGATGTGCAGCATGGACGGCTCACCCGCTTGATGCCTGAGTATGAGGTGAATCCAACGTCCGTGAATTCCTCTATCAATATTATTTACCTGCCTATAAATCGCGAGTCCACCCGCATTCGGGTCTTCGCGCAATTCATGAAAGAGTTACTGAATATTGCATAG
- a CDS encoding MBL fold metallo-hydrolase: MSSLRILLVSAALLSANVSWAQPPAPIHTQVPGYFRLAVGDYEVTALFDGYNDLGPSLLEGLAPEKIRQQLVENAVDPERMQTSFNAFVVNTGKHLVLVDSGAGHCLPQTAGSLESNLRTSGYKPEQIDTVLLTHMHLDHVCGLVTESGKALFPNAQVYATKAEADYWLSPQEKAKAPAGGKEYFDIAVNSLKPYRDAGRFKTFTPPQPPIREVEVIARAGHTPGSVTYRFESGGKAIVFIGDLIHSAAVQFDHPEVSIHFDTKPEQAIASRKEEFNDLAKRGEWLAAAHLPFPGIGHLTMNGQAYRWVPALFGPYQRAAEVPLLK; this comes from the coding sequence ATGTCTAGCCTCCGAATCCTTCTCGTTTCTGCTGCGCTATTGAGCGCGAATGTCTCGTGGGCACAGCCGCCTGCGCCCATTCATACCCAAGTGCCAGGTTACTTCCGCCTAGCAGTGGGTGATTACGAGGTCACCGCACTCTTCGACGGATACAACGATCTGGGGCCGAGCCTGTTGGAAGGACTTGCCCCTGAAAAAATCCGTCAGCAACTGGTAGAGAATGCCGTTGACCCCGAGCGTATGCAGACCTCGTTCAACGCCTTTGTCGTGAATACCGGTAAGCACCTTGTGCTGGTAGATAGCGGTGCTGGGCATTGCCTACCTCAGACGGCCGGATCGCTGGAGTCGAACCTTCGCACCTCTGGTTACAAGCCAGAGCAAATCGATACCGTCCTCCTCACCCACATGCATTTGGATCACGTCTGCGGTTTGGTGACCGAATCGGGTAAAGCCCTGTTCCCGAATGCCCAGGTCTACGCCACCAAAGCTGAGGCGGATTATTGGTTGAGCCCGCAAGAGAAAGCCAAAGCGCCGGCAGGTGGCAAAGAGTACTTTGACATCGCAGTCAATTCGCTCAAGCCATACCGTGACGCTGGCCGCTTCAAGACATTCACCCCGCCTCAGCCGCCTATTCGTGAGGTGGAAGTCATAGCCAGAGCTGGCCATACACCCGGCAGCGTGACTTACCGGTTCGAATCGGGTGGCAAAGCCATCGTTTTCATTGGTGACCTGATCCACAGTGCTGCGGTGCAGTTCGATCATCCCGAAGTTTCTATTCACTTCGACACAAAACCTGAACAAGCGATTGCTTCCCGCAAAGAGGAATTCAACGATCTGGCCAAGCGGGGCGAATGGCTTGCAGCAGCGCATCTGCCGTTTCCAGGCATCGGCCATTTGACTATGAATGGCCAAGCATATCGTTGGGTACCTGCTTTGTTTGGACCTTATCAACGTGCCGCTGAAGTCCCGCTGCTCAAGTAG
- a CDS encoding hydrolase has translation MSKRELLNPTNSALILIDHQPQMAFGVQSIDRQTLKNNTVGLAKAARIFNVPTIYTSVETESFSGYIWPELLAVNPGAKPIERTSMNSWEDAKLVEAVKATGRKKLVMAALWTEVCLTFPALEAMEAGYEVYIVTDASGGTTQEAHDMSVQRMIQAGAIPVTWQQVLLEYQRDWAHKDTYQAVMDLVVEHSGAYGMGVDYAYTMVHKAPQRTLG, from the coding sequence ATGTCCAAACGCGAACTGCTGAACCCAACCAACTCCGCTCTGATCCTGATCGACCACCAGCCGCAGATGGCTTTCGGTGTCCAGTCGATCGACCGTCAGACCCTGAAGAACAACACCGTTGGCCTGGCCAAGGCCGCCAGGATCTTCAACGTGCCGACCATCTACACCTCGGTCGAAACCGAAAGCTTCAGCGGTTATATCTGGCCCGAACTGCTGGCAGTGAACCCGGGCGCCAAGCCGATCGAGCGCACCTCGATGAACAGCTGGGAAGACGCCAAGCTGGTTGAAGCCGTGAAGGCCACCGGCCGCAAGAAGCTGGTCATGGCCGCGCTGTGGACCGAGGTCTGCCTGACCTTCCCGGCTCTGGAAGCCATGGAAGCCGGCTACGAGGTGTACATCGTCACCGACGCCTCGGGTGGCACCACTCAGGAAGCACACGACATGTCGGTGCAGCGCATGATTCAGGCCGGTGCGATTCCGGTGACCTGGCAGCAGGTTCTGCTGGAATACCAGCGTGACTGGGCACACAAGGACACCTACCAGGCGGTCATGGACCTGGTCGTGGAACACAGCGGTGCCTACGGCATGGGCGTTGATTACGCCTACACCATGGTGCACAAGGCGCCACAGCGAACTCTGGGCTGA
- a CDS encoding DsbA family protein has product MNTSPILAFDFLDPWGWIGVRRLAMAMNQAGKAFDVTFQPCRSSLSRIAAGMSYAEFLERRFGTQALIHQSLVTTEMQKLGMEPAFSQIRSVPDTRPALAAVLWLQRNERSAEAFVQRVYEALYCYGENIGDDAVLEKLLSQEAVAFSDIKSFLLSDLFSRELQETETSVAGWAGRVIPSFRINGTVVFGAQTPGVLAPMFA; this is encoded by the coding sequence ATGAATACTTCACCAATATTAGCGTTTGACTTTCTCGATCCCTGGGGTTGGATTGGGGTGCGTCGGCTTGCAATGGCGATGAATCAGGCCGGAAAGGCTTTCGACGTTACTTTCCAACCGTGTCGGTCTTCGCTGAGCCGGATAGCAGCAGGGATGTCATACGCTGAATTCTTGGAGCGCCGCTTCGGCACACAAGCTCTGATTCATCAGTCTCTCGTGACGACCGAGATGCAAAAGCTGGGCATGGAGCCTGCTTTTAGCCAAATCCGCAGCGTTCCTGATACCCGTCCCGCCCTTGCTGCTGTGCTGTGGCTGCAGCGAAATGAGAGATCTGCCGAGGCATTCGTGCAACGAGTGTACGAGGCTTTGTATTGCTACGGTGAGAACATCGGTGATGATGCCGTTCTGGAAAAGCTACTGAGCCAGGAGGCAGTGGCTTTTAGCGACATTAAGTCCTTCCTGCTTAGTGACTTGTTTAGTAGAGAGCTTCAGGAAACCGAAACCTCAGTCGCAGGTTGGGCCGGGCGTGTGATTCCTTCCTTTCGCATTAACGGCACTGTTGTCTTCGGCGCGCAGACTCCAGGTGTTCTGGCACCTATGTTTGCCTAG